A genomic window from Fibrobacterota bacterium includes:
- a CDS encoding TIGR02147 family protein, producing MSVDIYQYDDFRKALADLWAERKRLEPRSTHRTFAKEAGFSNPGFLGDVVAGRRKLSVQAQARMIRGFALKGSEAEFFRLLVRHNQAKSPADRAELWRQILARRSKASFTRMNPALVRYYQDYRYPLVRSALQCMHWKGEANVLGAFLDPPVAPAVVQRIAQDLLAWGLVAIEPDGRWKPTSDFVEPPPTMGEQVRELNRTWIQHGAEAIARVPATRRHVSSVLLTVSEATAREVRRRIDTFRSELFDLLRADTAPDRVLQLSIQYFPRSREKDPA from the coding sequence GTGTCCGTGGACATCTACCAGTACGACGATTTTCGCAAGGCGTTGGCCGACCTGTGGGCCGAGCGCAAGCGGCTGGAGCCTCGCTCCACGCATCGGACGTTTGCCAAGGAGGCGGGGTTTTCCAACCCGGGCTTTCTGGGGGATGTGGTGGCGGGTAGGCGAAAATTGTCCGTCCAGGCCCAGGCGCGGATGATCCGCGGATTCGCCTTGAAGGGCAGCGAAGCGGAGTTCTTCCGGCTGCTGGTCCGCCACAACCAGGCCAAGTCTCCCGCCGATCGCGCCGAGCTCTGGAGACAGATTCTGGCGAGGCGTTCCAAGGCGTCCTTCACGCGCATGAATCCGGCATTGGTGCGCTACTACCAGGACTACCGCTATCCGCTGGTCCGCTCCGCGCTCCAATGCATGCACTGGAAGGGCGAGGCCAACGTGTTGGGCGCCTTCCTGGATCCTCCCGTCGCCCCGGCCGTGGTCCAGCGCATCGCGCAGGATCTTCTAGCCTGGGGGCTCGTGGCCATCGAGCCGGACGGGCGCTGGAAGCCCACCAGCGACTTCGTGGAGCCACCGCCCACCATGGGAGAACAGGTGCGCGAACTCAACCGCACCTGGATCCAGCATGGCGCCGAGGCCATTGCCCGCGTACCCGCCACGCGTCGCCACGTGTCCAGCGTGCTCCTGACCGTCTCGGAGGCCACCGCCCGCGAGGTCCGCCGCCGCATCGACACCTTCCGTTCCGAACTGTTCGATCTGCTGCGCGCCGACACCGCGCCCGATCGTGTCTTGCAACTGTCCATCCAGTACTTCCCGCGCAGCCGGGAAAAGGATCCCGCATGA
- the gyrB gene encoding DNA topoisomerase (ATP-hydrolyzing) subunit B: MNPVPQAPNPPSEYSASSIKILEGLEAVRKRPAMYIGSTDVRGLHHLVWEVVDNAVDEALAGHCSLIKVDITPDNRIRVSDNGRGIPCDMHESGMSGVEVVMTKLHAGGKFDDNTYKVSAGLHGVGVSCVNALASELTVHVARNGRIHRQRFERGDTVTPLEILGTTEERGTTVEFLPDPEIFETLIFERHTIASRLRDLAFLNPLLNILFTDERLPSEDPLHQENFHFPGGLESYVEFLDKKRTPIHPKPIRITTEHPIPVDIAMQYNDSYTEVLYSFVNNVHTTDGGTHESGFKAALTRVVNQYAQNKLQGKMKDLSIEGDDTREGLTAVVSIKLAEPQFEGQTKHKLGNSEVKSQVEALAYEALSTWFEENPTVAKSIVEKIIQAATAREAARKARQLARRKNVLEGSGLPGKLADCQSRKPEECELYLVEGDSAGGSAKQARDRVFQAIMPLRGKILNVQRVRIDRALGSEAIQTIAQAIGSGVGEMFNLEKVRYHKIILMTDADVDGSHIQTLLLTFFYRFMPELIRAGYLYIATPPLYKVKWGKNERYAFDEPELERIMSEAGERKGVYIQRYKGLGEMNPEQLATTTMQPAHRTLRQVMFEDALEADNMFEVLMGEEVEPRRKFIEDNAHLVGALDI; this comes from the coding sequence ATGAATCCAGTTCCTCAGGCCCCAAATCCCCCGTCCGAGTACAGCGCCAGCTCCATCAAAATCCTGGAAGGATTGGAAGCCGTCCGCAAGAGACCCGCGATGTACATCGGCAGCACCGATGTGCGCGGCTTGCATCACTTGGTGTGGGAAGTCGTGGACAATGCGGTTGACGAGGCACTGGCCGGACACTGTTCGCTGATCAAAGTGGACATCACCCCCGACAACCGCATTCGCGTGAGCGACAACGGCCGTGGCATTCCCTGCGACATGCACGAATCCGGCATGTCCGGTGTGGAAGTGGTCATGACCAAGCTCCATGCCGGCGGCAAGTTCGACGACAACACCTACAAGGTGTCGGCAGGCTTGCACGGTGTGGGCGTTTCTTGCGTGAACGCCTTGGCCAGCGAGCTGACGGTTCACGTGGCCCGCAACGGACGGATCCACCGCCAGCGCTTCGAACGCGGCGACACCGTGACCCCGTTGGAAATTCTCGGCACCACCGAAGAGCGCGGCACCACGGTCGAATTTTTGCCGGACCCGGAGATCTTCGAAACGCTGATCTTCGAACGCCACACGATCGCCAGCCGCTTGCGCGACTTGGCGTTCTTGAATCCGCTGCTGAACATCCTGTTCACCGACGAGCGCTTGCCCTCCGAAGATCCTCTGCACCAGGAGAACTTCCATTTCCCGGGCGGTCTGGAATCCTATGTGGAATTCCTGGACAAGAAACGCACGCCCATCCACCCCAAGCCCATCCGCATCACCACCGAGCATCCGATCCCCGTGGACATCGCGATGCAGTACAACGATTCCTACACGGAAGTCCTGTACAGCTTCGTGAACAACGTGCACACCACCGACGGCGGCACGCACGAATCCGGCTTCAAGGCGGCCCTCACCCGCGTGGTGAACCAGTACGCCCAAAACAAGCTCCAGGGCAAGATGAAGGATCTTTCCATCGAGGGCGACGACACGCGCGAAGGTCTGACAGCCGTTGTCAGCATCAAGCTCGCCGAGCCGCAGTTCGAGGGACAGACCAAGCACAAGCTGGGCAACTCCGAAGTCAAAAGCCAAGTGGAAGCGCTGGCCTACGAAGCGCTCTCCACCTGGTTCGAAGAAAATCCCACCGTGGCCAAGTCCATCGTGGAGAAGATCATCCAAGCCGCCACCGCTCGCGAGGCGGCTCGCAAGGCCCGCCAGTTGGCACGACGCAAGAACGTGCTGGAGGGCTCCGGCCTTCCCGGCAAGCTCGCCGACTGCCAGAGCCGCAAGCCAGAGGAATGCGAACTGTACCTGGTCGAGGGTGATTCGGCCGGTGGTTCCGCCAAGCAGGCGCGCGATCGCGTGTTCCAGGCGATCATGCCTCTTCGCGGCAAGATCCTGAACGTGCAGCGCGTACGTATCGATCGCGCGTTGGGATCGGAAGCCATCCAGACCATCGCCCAGGCCATCGGTTCGGGCGTGGGCGAGATGTTCAACCTGGAAAAGGTCCGCTACCACAAGATCATATTGATGACTGACGCGGACGTCGACGGAAGCCACATCCAGACGCTTCTGTTGACCTTCTTCTATCGCTTCATGCCGGAACTGATCCGCGCAGGCTACCTCTACATCGCCACTCCGCCGCTCTACAAGGTGAAGTGGGGCAAGAACGAGCGATACGCTTTCGACGAACCGGAATTGGAACGGATCATGAGCGAGGCCGGCGAGCGCAAGGGCGTGTACATCCAGCGCTACAAAGGCTTGGGCGAAATGAACCCGGAGCAGCTGGCCACCACCACCATGCAACCCGCCCACCGCACCCTGCGCCAGGTCATGTTCGAAGATGCGCTGGAAGCCGACAACATGTTCGAAGTCCTGATGGGCGAAGAGGTGGAACCCCGCCGCAAGTTCATCGAAGACAACGCCCACCTCGTCGGCGCTCTGGATATCTAA
- a CDS encoding SEC-C domain-containing protein, giving the protein MLRSTLCPCHSGKALERCCGPFEHLPDPRPTDDPSAIHRSFRNHLIALIRDSSTLTELWFAFLDHWCGEDDPFEAKVDSGLLDHFLWDWFQRYQEARPLCRITQAMESVDLPMSSHIAAWADNPLEPWEVEHIGKPLIRLRRLNGNKTIEALQSFPIPKLKVGDGILGRILPHRGFRVLGLGVHRLAGSTGVARLQSLHAAALASHGLSPTVTLRPDVHNTAWLPVHDAWIRAARGIKAPAPALPAPELPAPAKTEIDLDRSREELAGQSAREAATHEMGRLRLRKWAATLPPSERATLEELLG; this is encoded by the coding sequence ATGCTTCGCTCGACGCTCTGCCCGTGCCATTCGGGCAAGGCGCTCGAGCGTTGTTGCGGACCGTTCGAGCACCTTCCGGACCCTCGGCCCACGGATGATCCGTCGGCCATCCATCGGTCGTTTCGAAACCACCTGATCGCCCTGATCCGCGACTCATCGACTCTCACGGAACTGTGGTTCGCGTTTTTGGACCACTGGTGTGGAGAGGACGATCCATTCGAAGCCAAGGTGGATTCGGGGCTTTTGGACCATTTCCTTTGGGACTGGTTCCAGCGCTACCAGGAAGCACGCCCGTTGTGCCGCATCACACAGGCCATGGAATCCGTGGACCTGCCCATGTCCAGCCACATCGCCGCCTGGGCCGACAATCCCTTGGAGCCATGGGAAGTGGAGCATATCGGAAAGCCCTTGATCCGATTGCGTCGCCTGAACGGAAACAAAACCATCGAGGCTTTGCAAAGCTTCCCGATTCCAAAACTCAAGGTCGGCGACGGGATTCTTGGACGGATTCTGCCGCATCGGGGTTTCCGCGTGTTGGGCCTTGGGGTGCATCGTTTGGCGGGCAGCACCGGCGTGGCCCGATTGCAATCCCTCCATGCCGCAGCCCTGGCCTCCCACGGCCTTTCCCCCACGGTCACCTTGCGACCGGATGTGCACAACACCGCCTGGTTACCCGTCCACGACGCATGGATCCGCGCGGCGCGCGGGATCAAAGCTCCCGCACCCGCCCTGCCGGCACCCGAACTCCCCGCGCCTGCGAAGACAGAAATTGACTTGGATCGATCCCGCGAGGAGTTGGCGGGGCAGTCGGCGCGTGAGGCGGCCACCCACGAGATGGGAAGGTTGCGGTTGCGCAAATGGGCGGCGACGCTGCCGCCCTCCGAGCGTGCGACGCTGGAGGAACTGCTGGGCTGA
- a CDS encoding peptidoglycan-binding protein → MNPLDNSFKPSRPGTPDLMNQSKARPTTDLDWGKVLARIAPAKLSDQAKQVYDTGKYLEQLREEDPWPEASAPEPDHGTVRILACRITTPAPVEIDRPIEVEVDIDAPELPTGTRALMEVRLYDLVREPVQDTCEDAAAVMVQRIDRPGSQTLKLKFRHRTLNHADYQDRNLSMYLRAEAIYRAQPQLVVSGIVACLHRPAKANRVELRGTAFDAGRTFPNPKCLDALRAVVKAQREHPSGDLFVAGHLDGKEGTDTALAKLRAEMVVAYLTNHADVWLKQFSPETPADRRWGVREAQKLLRCLPSREAPHYQGGAHGILDDRTRKALQAFQASAGAPATGQLDSVTRKHLIHAWFSQAGTTVPGPCQPRVLLAANPSSPADAKTLPVSMEFLAWERSVVDPSEGSTVDDALRKDWEERIDKTQAFEIRDLSLQILDSRQKAVGLAKVQLDGPGKKEATADEHGWVEFSEVASGTYKLRAQHNGLQIPPKSFTFPTPGTRKNRVSNPSTPEAQS, encoded by the coding sequence ATGAACCCGTTGGACAACAGCTTCAAGCCCTCCCGCCCCGGCACCCCCGATCTGATGAACCAGTCGAAAGCCAGGCCGACCACAGATCTCGACTGGGGCAAGGTCTTGGCACGAATCGCACCGGCAAAGCTTTCCGACCAAGCCAAACAGGTCTACGACACGGGCAAATACCTGGAGCAATTGCGCGAAGAAGATCCGTGGCCGGAAGCCAGCGCGCCGGAGCCCGACCACGGCACCGTGCGAATCCTGGCTTGCCGGATCACGACTCCCGCACCGGTGGAGATCGATCGGCCCATCGAAGTCGAGGTGGACATCGATGCACCGGAACTTCCCACCGGCACGCGCGCCTTGATGGAAGTCCGCTTGTACGACCTGGTCCGGGAACCAGTCCAGGACACCTGCGAAGATGCCGCAGCCGTGATGGTCCAACGGATCGATCGCCCCGGATCCCAAACACTGAAACTCAAGTTCCGTCACCGGACTCTGAACCACGCCGACTACCAGGATCGCAATCTGTCGATGTATCTGCGCGCCGAGGCCATCTACAGGGCCCAGCCACAGTTGGTGGTTTCCGGCATCGTTGCGTGTCTGCACCGCCCCGCCAAGGCCAATCGGGTGGAGCTGCGCGGGACGGCCTTCGATGCGGGAAGGACCTTTCCCAACCCCAAATGCCTGGATGCATTGCGGGCCGTGGTCAAAGCACAACGCGAGCATCCCTCGGGTGACCTGTTCGTGGCGGGACACCTCGATGGCAAGGAAGGGACGGACACCGCACTCGCCAAACTGCGAGCGGAAATGGTCGTGGCGTACCTCACCAATCACGCCGATGTCTGGCTCAAGCAGTTCTCGCCCGAAACCCCTGCCGACCGACGCTGGGGGGTGCGGGAAGCGCAGAAGCTGCTCCGTTGCCTGCCCTCCCGGGAAGCCCCCCACTACCAAGGCGGCGCCCACGGCATTTTGGATGATCGCACTCGCAAGGCATTGCAGGCCTTCCAGGCGAGCGCCGGCGCACCCGCCACCGGCCAGTTGGATTCCGTCACCCGCAAACACCTGATCCACGCTTGGTTCTCGCAGGCTGGCACCACGGTTCCCGGTCCCTGCCAGCCACGCGTGCTGCTGGCGGCCAATCCTTCGTCCCCTGCGGATGCGAAGACACTTCCTGTCAGCATGGAATTTCTCGCCTGGGAACGCTCGGTGGTGGATCCCTCGGAGGGCTCCACGGTGGACGACGCCCTGCGCAAAGACTGGGAGGAACGGATCGACAAGACCCAGGCTTTTGAAATCCGCGATCTTTCCTTGCAGATTCTGGATTCCCGCCAGAAAGCCGTGGGGCTTGCCAAGGTCCAACTCGACGGTCCAGGCAAAAAGGAGGCGACCGCCGACGAGCACGGCTGGGTGGAATTCTCGGAGGTGGCAAGCGGAACCTACAAGCTGCGCGCCCAGCACAACGGCCTGCAGATTCCACCAAAATCCTTTACCTTCCCTACACCCGGCACCCGCAAGAATCGCGTTTCCAACCCCTCCACCCCAGAGGCTCAATCATGA